A single genomic interval of Psychroserpens sp. NJDZ02 harbors:
- a CDS encoding ferrous iron transport protein A: MSHTLDTLKRGERAIIIDVSSHLIPLKLLEMGCLPGNTVQLVQVAPFSDPLYLNINGSHLAIRKETAIHIIIEKEVL; encoded by the coding sequence TTGAGCCATACATTAGACACATTAAAAAGAGGAGAACGCGCTATAATAATAGACGTATCTTCACATTTGATCCCACTAAAACTTCTAGAAATGGGATGTTTACCAGGTAATACTGTCCAATTGGTGCAAGTCGCTCCATTTTCGGATCCATTATATCTTAATATCAACGGGAGTCATTTAGCGATTAGAAAAGAAACTGCCATTCATATCATTATTGAAAAAGAGGTTTTATGA